From the genome of Uranotaenia lowii strain MFRU-FL chromosome 1, ASM2978415v1, whole genome shotgun sequence, one region includes:
- the LOC129741903 gene encoding uncharacterized protein LOC129741903, whose translation MADQSTSSSRSESPDPMPESGQPQPSCGTRDTEIKLLATVRHCLEQGQFLRKTRCEMRRKVLDAIQGSGDNFFLGGQGQQQGQPPKAVQLINQMILEYFDWYNLQYSSEMFSVESGTARLERPIRREMLRSSLKAHLEDPLEFQSDLPILAELVMKMTLTGSDQES comes from the coding sequence ATGGCCGATCAATCCACGAGTTCGTCCCGATCGGAAAGTCCGGATCCGATGCCGGAATCGGGCCAACCACAGCCTTCGTGCGGAACTCGGGACACGGAAATCAAACTGCTGGCCACGGTTCGACACTGTCTGGAGCAGGGCCAATTCCTGCGGAAGACTCGCTGCGAGATGCGCCGGAAGGTTCTGGACGCGATCCAGGGTTCCGGGGACAATTTCTTCCTCGGCGGCCAGGGACAACAACAAGGCCAACCGCCAAAGGCGGTTCAACTCATCAATCAAATGATCCTGGAATACTTCGACTGGTACAATCTCCAGTACTCTTCCGAAATGTTCTCCGTCGAATCGGGAACGGCTCGTCTGGAGCGCCCGATTCGCCGGGAGATGTTGCGATCTTCGCTGAAAGCACATCTGGAGGATCCCCTGGAGTTCCAATCGGATCTGCCGATCCTAGCCGAACTGGTGATGAAGATGACACTGACTGGATCCGATCAAGAATCGTAA